The Chanos chanos chromosome 9, fChaCha1.1, whole genome shotgun sequence genome includes the window AAGTGACCCAGAGCGCCCCCTAGTGTCCATATGCTTGTAATATATCTAATTGATTAATGTGCGCAGTGAGTTTTCATGTAGTCGgtcacctttctttctttctttctttctttctttctttctttctttctaattaTCCTGAAAGCCAGCGTCTGAACGAACATAAATCAAATTTGTTATTGCAAAGGATGCTGTTGCCATACAGAAAAGGCTGTATACTGTAATGAATCATTTTCCTCGTGTGCAATGTGCGCACAATGTACTTCATCTAGGACAACAAAGTTATTTAACTTCGGAGTGGCAGTGAATGAGAAGACAGGTTCAAGTTGCAAGTTGACTTTCTTAAAGAAatgggtgtctgtgtgcatgcgcagATAAACACACCTGTAAGAGACAGAACAAGTGAGgtaagagagatggggagagagagagagagagagagagagagagacagagagagagagagagcaagaaaagaagggagggagaaagagagtggggtGCCAGGAAAAGTTAGCATAAACTACCTTGCCACTACaacttttttcctcatttccctCCAGGAGTGAAGATTTTCGTGTGGGTTGAAGCGATTGCAGTAAAACATATTATAAGTGTCTTTAGTTAGTCTTACAAATAACTGACAATGATAAGGTATATTTTTTcgctttctctgtgtttccaaaTAAGTCTGCTGATCATTTTAAGTACCGGACAGCGCCACGCGCGCGAGCGTAATGGACCTAGGGGGCACAGAATTCAGTGGGAGAGCAACGGTCAAATGTACAGTTTACTGAGCAGCGGGTCCAAGTATCATTCTCCGGCGGCACCTAGGAGCCGTACGCAGTTCTTTTTGACCAGACACCTGTCTCCGACACCTCGACGCCCGACTTCTAGAAACCCAGCTAGGACTTCTCATCGCGCATTACAGTCTGATTCTGCCTCTGAGCTCACTCGCGAATCTGAAGCCCACGTTTCAAGTCCTGAAGTCAGCCACTTTTTTAGCGCCAGTGGTCCCTTAACGGACGAAAGTAATCGCCCCTTGCCGCTTCGCAGGGAGGCAGTGACCACCCATCGAGGAGAAAACCTATTTACCCAAGACGCTGTGGTAAGCAGCATATCGGTTGTCAGGACTACGGTGACACCTTCAGATTTTTCTGGAAACGGAGTTTCGAGGAGACAGCACGCAGATGTATCGGTTCCAGAACGGATACCCTTGTCACCACAGGTTTCAGTATCGACAACATCGGGTCGCGGAATATCGACCGAAAGACCAATGACCGGGCGACGGAATGATTCAAGGGAAGGTGGAGGTCCACTAGGAACTAATAATGCCTCGGGGGGCAGTCACACCTACACAGCAGAACCAGTTGATTCCAATCCCCCGAGAAACCTAATGGTTTCCAACACTTCTCCTCCTTCACTGGCCGATGACAATGTAGACACACGTACTATTCAGGCACTGCCGGGACAGGCAGGGGAAAGAGACGACATAGTAAGTGAGGACGGTCGAAACCCCGATTCCAGCAGCAGAAACTCTGTTTTCTACAACCTGTACCCCCCAGTCGGCAGAAACAGGGGTTTGTCGCGTCAGCCAGCAGGATCTGGTTTAGGCACCAGACATTTTCTTGATGGTAAGTTTGAACGGACATTTACGCACATATGCGCGCTTCGCAACCGTTTTACGGCACTCTAGAGATTATGCAGAGTTTGACGTCGTGCATCAAGCTTGATGTAATACCTGAGACTACACGTCTGACCCGTCACAGCTCTAATTAAGGTTGCTTTGGTCCCTATGGATTTCTAGGTCTACCCGACCTTATCCCCGATCCCTACTACATACAAGCTGCCTCTTACATTCAGCGCGTGCAGATGTACGCGCTCCGATGTGCTGCTGAAGAGAACTGCCTAGCACGGTAGCCAATATACTTTAAGATTAACTGAAGTTTGTGTCATCAGAATAAAAATCTGAGTAAAAATTTGATTTATCCAAATTTTGAAATAAACTAAAAACGGATGTTTGATAGTTTTGGTCAAATGCTAACTCTCCATTACACTGTAAGACTGTCAACATTTCTGCAACAAATTGTAtcattatatattattttaattactgTAGAAATTATTACTATTCTTGTAACTACAAAAAATTATAAGTCTTGTAGTTATTGTAGCAGCTGCACTAACTACAAAAGCGTGGTTAAATGTCAGTGCCTGTACCCAGTCCTTGCAGTTCCATTCTTCACGTTTGTTCTTTGGACGTTcgtgtctgtgcgcgcgcgcgcgcgtgtagGTCAGCGTACAGGTCGAGCGTGCGAGACATTGACTACAGGGTGCTGCTTCGGTTCCCCCAGAGGGTGAAGAACCAGGGAACGGCCGATTTCCTCCCCGTCAAACCGCGGCACGAGTGGGAATGGCACAGCTGCCATCAGTAAGTTCATTTAAAAGCTTAACCCTTTTGCGGTCAGTCCCTCCATGTAATATTTAATGGAATAGCATCTGATACATACACTGACTTTGAGTTTAAGCATGTTGATATtataatcttaatcttaatcttttaatcttttaatttcCGTGTGCCATGATCTCTGGTGAGTGGACAGAAGATGGGACAACTATATAATGATAGCACTACAAACATCTTTATCCAAGATGTGCTACTCACTCAAGCTACATATTTGATAGTAGACAGTAGAGCTCTGGGGTACATCATCAACCAATTACAATAATACTCATTAAGATGTTACTAGTACAGACGTGTCTCCTATATAATCTGTCCAGTCAACAATTTAGGAAACAAAACCAACATGCTGCAGCTCAAACTGCAAATGACATTTCCGTATTTGTTTAATTCGTTGGTTTATTCTGTGTTAATACTTCCTCAGACATTACCATAGCATGGAGGCTTTCAGCAACTATGACCTGCTGGATGTCTCGACGGGTGAAAAGGTCGCTGAAGGTCACAAAGCTAGTTTCTGTCTGGAAGACACGAACTGTGACCCGGGGGTTCGACGCCGGTATGCCTGCACGgctcacacacaggtaaaggTGTTCACACACCACTCAAGGTTAGTTCCAGAGAACAGACTGGAGGAGAGGgtggtgatgtcataatggaaacTGTGCAGCCTTGTGCCCAGAGACAACAGAATGTTCAAATGGAATTGGAATAGGTGAAAATTTAAGTTAGGTTCTTCAGAATTAGAATCTTACAGTGTTCTCTAGCCTGGGTATGATGCGTTGTTGTGGACCCAGTCTCAAACCctatatgtgtgtaaaatgccATTCTCTGAcatgggtgtttttttcccccatttacTCCCTAATGTGGTTCAGGGTCTGGGCCCAGGTTGCTATGATACCTACCATGCCAACATTGATTGCCAGTGGATTGACATCACAGATGTTCCCCCAGGAAACTATATCCTGAAGGTAATTTATGGAGCAGTTTGCTTAGGTGATGCTCTTACCTGGACTAACTTATAGCTCTTACCAtttatgtcagaggtcacacacccACAGATCTGGAGCAGCCTTTTGGAGAGGTATTTAGCTTAGGAACATAAGCAAAATACCTCACCAAATAAAAGTGTATGAAAATCATGAGAGTATGACAGTCAGGACAGGTGAGTACAGGTGTCCAGTGCTGTACGGCTCTGAGGCCAATTTGACCTTTTGCTCAGCAGGTCACGGTGAACCCAGGTTTCCTAGTACAGGAATCTGATTTCTCCAACAACGTGGCGAGGTGCAATATCAGGTACACAGGGACTTACGTACAGGCGAACAACTGTAGGATAACAGGGTAAGTCTCGCATGGTCAAGAATGTCTGACTTATTCAGCCCCATAGGTTTATACATGTGAACAAAATGTGaccttttctctatctatctatctatctatctatctatctatctatctatctatctatctatctatctatctatccgtctgtctatctatctatctatctatctatctatctatctatctatctatctatctattttgcAGGCATTAACCCACATTGCCTCAGTCATGAGTCTCCTTGAAACCAAGAGACCCGAAAAGGAAGTGGTATTTCTCCCCTGTTTTCACATAGAAATATATATAGCACTTAGTCATGTGTTAGTATTTATACTGTCAGATTCAGGTTTTGTTGTCAGTTTACAAATGCTTATCATTcaaatgttatatatatatatatatatatatatatatatatatatatatgtcatatacatacatatatatatatatatatatgtcatatacatacatatatacagtaatgCAGTATTTATATTGTTGTGTGAAGGATTATTTGTTTAATCCTTAGCTTCATATTCTTTCAATTGCatgataaaaatgacaaatttgtAAAGAAAGATGAGGTGGAATGTTTTTACACTTGTTTTGGCTGGGGGTGGGTTGAAGGTCGGATGAATGAGTTTGCTGGCCAACTGCAGTTCATGTATTCCCATCAATATTGTATGAATGAcctttttcactgtatacatCTAATAAACTAATTTGGTTAAATTAGCAGACCTGCTTCGTGTGATGCCAGCTCAAACCTCTGTGCACACTTT containing:
- the loxl5a gene encoding lysyl oxidase-like 5a, which produces MVCQHSLETANDTEGSVVLTVQLCNLGGQSSVDVTGGQCAKTDVKDKAPQGTETLALLLIILSTGQRHARERNGPRGHRIQWESNGQMYSLLSSGSKYHSPAAPRSRTQFFLTRHLSPTPRRPTSRNPARTSHRALQSDSASELTRESEAHVSSPEVSHFFSASGPLTDESNRPLPLRREAVTTHRGENLFTQDAVVSSISVVRTTVTPSDFSGNGVSRRQHADVSVPERIPLSPQVSVSTTSGRGISTERPMTGRRNDSREGGGPLGTNNASGGSHTYTAEPVDSNPPRNLMVSNTSPPSLADDNVDTRTIQALPGQAGERDDIVSEDGRNPDSSSRNSVFYNLYPPVGRNRGLSRQPAGSGLGTRHFLDGLPDLIPDPYYIQAASYIQRVQMYALRCAAEENCLARSAYRSSVRDIDYRVLLRFPQRVKNQGTADFLPVKPRHEWEWHSCHQHYHSMEAFSNYDLLDVSTGEKVAEGHKASFCLEDTNCDPGVRRRYACTAHTQGLGPGCYDTYHANIDCQWIDITDVPPGNYILKVTVNPGFLVQESDFSNNVARCNIRYTGTYVQANNCRITG